The Coregonus clupeaformis isolate EN_2021a chromosome 35, ASM2061545v1, whole genome shotgun sequence genome includes the window AGAGCTGCTAGCTGAAGATACAGACCTGGGCCTGGATTTATTTATTACATGATACAGACCTGTACTTTATTTATGATATGATACAGACCTGGGCCTGGACTTTCTGGTGAGGCTGGATGGAGCCTGGTTTGCTCATCACCATCCCTCTCCTTATGTCCTCCCTCTTCAGCCCTCGGACCAGAGCACCCAGGTTATCTCCTGCCTCCGCTCTGTCCAGAGACTGGTGGAACATCTCAAtgcctggggaggagagagggggagcgatgTAAAGAAAGAGATGGTGAAGGGAGAACAATTAGACTCAGAATGGAGTTGTGTATGGAGGTTTTAGATGGAGTTGAGGGGTTACCAGAGGGCTATTTTGGGTAACTCTGTCCAGTAGTCTTATTAGTGGGTAATTGGTGCTAGAAGAAGTGCAGTGGAGCTACTGTTGTTGTTTTAACTTGGTGTTAGGGGTAGTTCTGTCACTTCACTGtactaggggttaggggtagttCTGTCACTTCACTGtactaggggttaggggtagttCTGTCACTTCACTGtactaggggttaggggtagttCTGTCAGAACACTGtactaggggttaggggtagttCTGTCAGAACACTGtactaggggttaggggtagttCTGTCAGAACACTGTACTAGGGGTTAGGGGGTAGTTCTGTCAGAACACTGTACTAGGGGTTAGGGGGTAGTTCTGTCAGAACACTGTACTAGGGGGTTAGGGGTAGTTCTGTCAGAACACTGtactaggggttaggggtagttCTGTCAGAACACTGTACTAGGGGTTAGGGGGTAGTTCTGTCAGAACACTGtactaggggttaggggtagttCTGTCAGAACACTGtactaggggttaggggtagttCTGTCAGAACACTGtactaggggttaggggtagttCTGTCAGAACACTGtactaggggttaggggtagttCTGTCAGAACACTGtactaggggttaggggtagttCTGTCAGAACACTGtactaggggttaggggtagtgCTGTACGTATACTGTGACAATTAATAATAGCAATTATAGTGTTAAACTGGACTTACAGGAATAATTACAGTAATATGAACACAGTTTTACAGCATCTGTTACCTGTGCGCTACATCTCTAAAATGTGAAGAATGAAAGCTCTATGAATGACAAAAAATTGAATTGTTTGAAATGAATTGAAATCAACCTTTCTATAGTGGTGTGCCTCCCCATTCACGTACCAGTGACCACAGACTTGAAGGCACGGTTGTGCCCCACAAACTCACAGTCGTCGCCCTTCTTAATGACGCCCCTCTCCAAAGTGCCAGTCACCACCGTACCCCTGCCTGAAAGACAGATGAATTAATACACGTTTAATAAATAGTTTTGATACCCAGAGGGAGACGTGGTTAGACACCAGCAGACAGATCAGAACAGAGACATGATGGCTGACGACTGAACTACATCATACGTGCATCAATAAAATCAAAGGTGAAACAAAGGTACAAAGGAAACTGATAGTCACTCTTACTAAGTCACACAAAGACAGGGAGAGGAAAACTGCATGTTATAGATACACTGTTTATTCCTACACAGATGTACAGAAAACAGGCATGTTGTTCCAGTCACAAAACACATGCTGCACAAACATAGCAGACTGACTAATGTCAAAGATTTTTTATGAAGATAGCTCAGTGGCTACGGAAACCGTTGTCAAACACTGGGATGAGCCTAGCAATGAGGCAGGGACAGTGGGATCCTATTGCAGCGTTTTAACATCTATTGTCATGTTTTCATTAGGAAACGCTTTCTATCTGAAGAGTACAGTGCAAGAGCTTGAATTTATCGCTGCACTGCTTCTGAATGATGTCATGTTAAATGGTTAACAATGAGTCAGGTCGACATATAGTAAGGAGAGGAAGACACCTAGTGGCAACACAGCTTTTTAACTTCATGAGAAATCTAGGTTCTCTTTGCAATTTGAGCTACTTCTCAGTCACCTGGGATAGAGTAGACTCCCTCGATGGGCAGCAGGAAGGGTTTCTCCAGCTCTCTCTTGGGCAGAGGGACATATTCATCCACTATCTCTAGGAGCTTCAGCACTGCGTTCACCCCCAGGTCAGGCTGTTTGTTCTGGGGAGGGGAGGTTAGACGAGGTGAGACAACAGGTAAGGTTTTACCACTGCACAAATTACCAGACTGATTACAGCTGTGCTATCTGTCTGGAAGGGATTCCCTTTGGGCCGAGGCATTGCACAAACAAATTCAAAAGTGATTGGATCACCTTCAACCAATCAGAAAAAAGGAAGCCACAGTGCTGCATTTTTCAGAAGTAACACAAGCACTTGCCATCTTTCAAGAGAGAAAGGCATATCTAACACCAGGACAATAAGCTATATGAGACAAAGGCAGATAAATATAGAAATGTCAACGTGAGACTAACATACATATAGTAGACCAACATCAGcacctaatgtttttgccaaaCCATAGCGATGATAAAGATTAGGGTACTGCATCAGATTCAATACAGAGACCGTCTTGATACAGTAACCTCAGCCTACACTTTATTGAACCATCTCGTAATTTAGATGATATGCTTTCACACAGAATGGAGCAGGTCTGATAGGGGGCAGTTTATTTAGCAGAGTTCAGACTGTCATGTAAAGCTTTATATTTAGCCATCACCTTGTAAGTATGACGTTACATGCGTTGTTTCCTGTTGTCTACTGCCTGTCATCAACTAAACCACTCCCATAGTTCATCAGAGGATGCTGATTGGTCCAAAGCAACGGTGAGAGAAAAGGCGGGGCTCAGGTCATCACAGCCCTACCAGACTGATATCCCTGCAGCGTTTAATGTATGCTCGCGTTTAATGGAAGCTCGCGTTTAATGTATGCTCGCGTTTAATGTATGCTCGCGTTTAATGGAAGCTCGCGTTTAATGGAAGCTCGTGTTTAATGGAAGCTCGCGGGATCAGGCGGATTTGCGAGTCTACCTAAAAGACCACATTGAAATAAGTCAGTTGACTTTTTGGTTTTTAAAATCTAAATTATTTTGTATGTTTGTATTATTGTACCAACATGGCTGAAGCAACAGTATGTATTTTAAAacggtcaaataaaataaaaatcgatCAACCTTGCCAGCGAGCTGATAGCCTATCCGAAGTTGTGAGGTTATTCGGTCACCGCCACAACCCTACCTCGTACCATGCACTCACCTCCAGGGCACAGAGGGCCGAGCCGATGACAACGGGCGTGTTCTCGCCGTCGTAGCCAAACTCTGTGAGCAGCTCTCTGATCTCCAGCTCAACCAGCTCCAGCATCTCCTTGTCCTCCACTGCATCCGCTTTGTTCACAAACACCACCACGTGCTCCACGCCGATCTGCCGGGCCAGCAGGAGGTGCTCCCTGGTCTGGGGCATCTGTCCGTCCGTGGCCGCCACCACCAGGATGCAGCCGTCCAGCTGAGCCGTGCCTGTGATCATGTTCTACAGGAGAAAGGTAAACACAATCAGACTGTCATTCTCTATCTCTTTACCTTTCATACTGCTAGTCAGCGTCTCTCTGTACTGTTTATACCTGCTGTATCTCGTGACTAATCAACGTGGATTTGGTCCCTTGCAATTCTAGTCCCGAaatcacaaagtgtctcagtagGAATGGAGATCTAGGATTGGTTTTGCCTTTTAAATTACAGACCTGCCAACCACTTCAGCACGGCGGCAGCACCACCGGCCAgattttacaatatttttttttgtcatttagcagacgctcttatccagagcgacttacaggcgcaattagggttaagtgctttgctcaagggcccagacagatttttcacctagtcagctctgggatttgaaccagcggcctttcggttactggcccaacgctcttaaccggtAGGCTACCTGTCCCCCCACAACAGTGCACGTGCAACACCCACACTGCTCAAATCATAGACAAAAGCACCTTTTGATGCCTAATAATGATGTTGGCAGAAGAATGTCTCACTAGGAATGGTATGCTATAGACTGTTATAGGTACTTGGTCATTGGCAGCTCTTCAGTAGCTAACTAGAAATACGTTTAAATGTACAATCAGGGCTCTCCCTAGGATTTTCTGACAAGGTGGTGCTGATGTAGGCCTGAGGTTGGGTAGGGGGGGAGGTCCGGAGCAGTTTAGTCAACTTCCCTCTCAGGAAGTTGGAGCATTTagctaatttattttttatttttttacctgtaACTGCAATTTCCTGAAACCTAGAGTCTTAAATTATATCAAACAATGTAGCCAACACAGAAGTCTAATTTGAGCCTAAATGAAATTGAAGTGGTCTCAATGACGCTTTCAACATATTTCTAGGTTACATTTTGGGGTAATGATTATTGTAATCTAAATTATTTTTTATGTCTGTTTTATTGTACCAACATGGCTGAAGCAACAGTATGTATTTTAAAACggtcaaataaaatacaaaaaccgATCAACCTTGTCAGCGAGCTAATAGCCTATCCGAAGTTGTGAGGTTATTCTATTTAAATAGGTGTCTAGTGAAAATGTAAACTGTCTTAATTTTGTTTGGGGAGACAATTCTGAATAATTAAATTACTAGATACAATGTAGTAGTCTAGCTTACTGTATTAGTCTAGCTTACTGTAGTAGTCTAGCTTACTGTAGTAGTCTAGCTTACTGTAGTAGTCTAGCTTACTGTAGTAGTCTAGCTTACTGTAGTAGTCTAGCTTACTGTAGTAGTCTAGCTTACTGTAGTAGTCTAGCTTACTGTAGTAGTCTAGCTTACTGTAGGCTATTTGGAATATGAAACAACTGAACTAGGCCTATATGAGCTTGTTTCAGATCCGTATCCCTGACCTCATCCATCCAGTTAGGTCTGACTACTAGGCTGCCATTCATTCAACATGCCTTGTTGTCATTGGTGACCTGACTATTATCACATCATTAGTAGCCTACTGTTAACCTACAGCTATATGAAGAGGACAGATCAACAACTGATTTATTAACATAGCCCTACTCATTTTTAACAGTGAAAGACGGTATTAGCGGGACATCTCTCACAGCCATGTCCGTTTCCATCCATGCAGCGACGCGTACTGAACTACCCCTGCACCACACGTTTCCTTGCTCGTCAATGCGCTCGTGCCTACTACGGTTGCGGAGATCAAAGCATCTGTGCCGCGCGGGCAAAAACAGTGTCCTTGCCTAAACGCTGTAGCTAACTACCTTCGTCGTAATGACGCCTTAGCCAACTACAAAATAATAGTGGTTGTGCTTGACTAACACATACATTTCCCTACCCGTATTCCTCACACATTAGTAGTATCAACAGACGAAGTGGAGAGCTGTCATCCAGCTGGAGGGAGGAAAATAATACTACAGGGGCCGGGCCTGAGCGGAGAGCTAGAGATTTTCTCTCCTTGCCCAATTCCTCTGATTGGCTCAGCACCAACTTCAGATGGTTGAGTCAAAAACCACAATGTGTTCTGCGTATTTTAGGGTAGTTTTTCTAACCAGAGTACTTTTATCTCAAATTGCGTGCATGGTACGGTGATGCGTGCAGGTTGGCAGGTCTAAAATGATAGTGAATAAGAGAgaagaactgatcctagatcagcactcatactAAAACCCGTTGCGAAAACGGGCCTCAGGGACTGGATAAGCAATATACCGAACATCCCCCATGCCGCCGTATACCCATCCAATCCTGTAAGATAATCTCAAGCCCACCGAGGGGTTTGCCTGACGACAAACtgaattcttccgctgctctatgttcgctacatacttcagtctgagactgccataaTTGAAGTAGTTTGTGGTGatgtcaaaatgaggggtgttgtacaaaacaatgtcatcagcgattggatcatctctaaccattcagagtatcaaagccaattacACATTTTCAAAACAACACTTTACCCATGTGTGTTTGGctcaacccatcggtttctgggaccaatcagaacggttagAATGTGTTTGCATTCTGGTAGTtactcattgcggagaagaaactgACGTCCGTGGCGTAgtgtttggccggagcaaggactTTGGGTAGCCAGTCAACAGAGAGGTACGGGTTTGAGGTGGATTTTAGAATGGGTGTTCAGCACTTGTGTTACCTTGACGTAGTCAGCATGGCCCGGGCAGTCTGTGTGTGCATAGTGTCTGTTGGCTGTGGTGTACTCTACGTGGGATGCATTGATGGTGATGCCCCTGGCCTTCTCCTCGGGGGCATTGTCAATGTCCTCATACTTCTTATAGCGGGCACCTCCAGCCTCAGCCAGCACTGGGAACCACAAAGGCACATTTAGAAACATATACAATAACCTAATATTGAGAACAAACAGCATCTGACAGAACATTTGATTCTGCTGGCAGATGCTTTGATTGGTTAACAGTCCACAGTAACTCAGTGGGTTTCAAGTACACCTGTTATCTGTTTAGTTTGACTTCACTAATCCAAATGTAAACTGAGAAAATTCAATGGTGACATCAGTTACCTTTGGTGATGGCAGCCGTTAGAGTTGTCTTGCCATGGTCAACATGGCCAATCGTGCCAATGTTCACATGGGGCTTGTCTCTGGCGTATGTTTTCTTGGCCTTGGCCTCTGCTGCAAAGTTCCGCTGAGTAAATGGCACTGCACACTGGGAGAAAAAAAAATGAAGAAGAGTTTTTGTAATGGACAGCAGGGCCAGAAGACACGTATGGGCAGGTGATCAGTCAAAAAAAAGGAAGGCAAATGCAACTTGAATCACGAACACAGTTTTTGCCACGCAATGCAATACTAAAACCAGCAAACATTACTGCCACCTAGGACTGCGATTTTATATCCCTGATTGGTTTTCCATAGTGTGTGTGAATGACTCTGCTCATAACACCGTCTAGGTACTCACCAGTTTATAGGAGCTGTGCAGGAGACCGGGTGAGGAAAGCTGAAGGGCTAGAACGATAACATGTATTTAGTAATCAGGTGGCCTCCGAGACAGTTGACAGTGTCAAGAGAAGTCGCTAGCTAAATATCACAAAGTGTACAGACATGGCTTGGGGCTATCTAGCTTCGTGCTGCAACATAAGGGATTATGTTGAGACATTGGGTTTATTATAAAAAACCCATAAAACCAAAGTCCCAACAAAACCCCTTAGCTATGTTGCGGGACGAAGCTAGGCCATACCTAACGTTAATGTATACAGGCTTGTTATCTGTCATAACATAGGCTACTTCAATTCCCATACTGTTCCCTGTGTCATTCTTTAAAAAAGCAAATGTTTCTGACGCTACCTAGAAAAATAATTTCGTTTTCAACTGTATCTGACACGTTTTTGATAGGCCTAACGTTATCACAACGCAAGCGATAGCTAATTTAACTAATATTCTTTAACGTGACCTTGCTCTGCCTGCGGAACGAACCGAGCGGCTAGCCTCCTACAGCATCCATGCTCACTAGGGTTCATTTAAACCCCACATACGTTTCGTCGCGATTAAAAGGCAAAAAATTATAATGGAAAATAAAGGTTATTAATAATTGAACGCAGAAAATTACAATATTGGTTGTGAATACGTTGTATAACTTTAACTAACCGGAGAAACATGCACGAAATCCAACGAGCGTCGCCATCTTGGACTGACAAGCGGATGAAAGTGACGTCATTACATGGTGATCattatttcttcttcttcttcttcttcttcttcttcttcggatgttatggcggactacaaccccaaaaggtgtattgccgccaccaactggacgggttgaaaccaaaacaaggtaaaaagaaaatccaTACTTAATAGGGAAACTATCTTAATCAACCCAAATAAAAACAGTACATTGACAAAAccaaactcccacttcttccttctttcaattctccatatctcccttctcatgCTCTAGGAcctgacaatattccatgtaactccttcgccaagaaatctttcagccccaggaaccgctccGCCACATCCACACTGATTTCTATCCTCCTGGACCTTCTCTCCGCTTTGGCAGTGCCATTAATTACCATAGCTATAAAGTACACAAGgtccaccttcttaacctttaaaatgtcaggatcttGCTGGTGAAAGGCATGGATTAAGTTCGTTTCCCTATCACGTAtggattttattttttacattattttggtttcaacccgtccagttggtggcggcaatacaccgtTTTGAGTTGTAGTCcaccataaaacccacagaagaagaagattgGCCGCCCCCTGAAACGCATGATGATTCAACGCGCAGCAATTAGCTTGCCACTCAACTAGCTAGAATGTTCTAGTACCGTTACGTTCTTGTACAGTATTAAAGGGCAGCGAAATAAGTACCAACTTTAACATTGTGACAGTC containing:
- the tufm gene encoding elongation factor Tu, mitochondrial, which gives rise to MTSLSSACQSKMATLVGFRACFSALQLSSPGLLHSSYKLCAVPFTQRNFAAEAKAKKTYARDKPHVNIGTIGHVDHGKTTLTAAITKVLAEAGGARYKKYEDIDNAPEEKARGITINASHVEYTTANRHYAHTDCPGHADYVKNMITGTAQLDGCILVVAATDGQMPQTREHLLLARQIGVEHVVVFVNKADAVEDKEMLELVELEIRELLTEFGYDGENTPVVIGSALCALENKQPDLGVNAVLKLLEIVDEYVPLPKRELEKPFLLPIEGVYSIPGRGTVVTGTLERGVIKKGDDCEFVGHNRAFKSVVTGIEMFHQSLDRAEAGDNLGALVRGLKREDIRRGMVMSKPGSIQPHQKVQAQVYVLSKEEGGRHKPFVSNFMPVMFSLTWDMACRVHLAGDKDMVMPGEDTSLTLTLRQPMILEKGQRFTLRDGNKTIGTGLVTDILTTTEEDQHNWG